ACAAACTAACTAAATCATCATTATAAATACGTAGCGTATACCACAATGAAAGAGTGAGGAttgatattaaaacacaaaaaaacttgATCTCAGAACTCAAGGAGTGTTTTTTCGCTTTTCCAGGTCGCTATTGTCTGTATGCTGGTAGGAGTAGCCGTGGCACAGCAGGCCAAGGTGGACCCTAACTACTACATCCGTATCCTGCCCGTAGTCGAGCGTACAGAGATCCGAGATGTAGCCAACCAGTTCTCTGAGAGGTAGGTAATCTTTACTCCTTTTTATACTCGTAATTGGAAAATGTAGTTGATATGCTCTTTTATCAATTATTCCTAATTGTCTATTTTTCTCAATGTAACCAATTTCAAAACCAATCCGAGTGCTAAAAATCCGATATTGTTTGATATTGTAATCAATACTGACTTTAATGGTAAATTTTATTCTATAGGCaatttttattcacaatttaatatgtcattttatatatatatatatatatatatatatatatatatatatatatatatatatataaaagcaccTTTTcgtaaaattaaaccaaaaatacataatttactgtaatttatcaataatttgttacactgtatgcattattttcattttaatattcagTGACTTTTTCCACTAAGTATGGAAAAAAGGAATTTTCATTCAGGTCAATTTATACAGTGTTTAAGTAAATGTGAATGCGGCTTCAGATCTGATTTGGTTTGTTTCAGTTACACCACTCACGACGGCCAGACTTTCGTAGAACAAGGAGTTTTAAAGCGCACCGCTGACGGCCTCGACAACTTCCTAGTGAAGCAGGGCAGCTACCAGTACATCTCCCCAGAGGGTGTCCCCATCAGGGTCGACTACACTGCTGACGAATTTGGCTTCCACCCCGTGGGCACCCACCTGCCTGTAGCACCCGCCCCTCCCGCTGCAACATTTTAGATATATGTAGACTTTATAGTTTAACTTATTcgtaatttcataaattttgtacataaacattttatttttcacaagaaTACTGCTTCCTATTATTATTCCCATAATTGTATGTATGATGTAGAATGAGGATAAACACAAAGGTACCTGCACAATGACCTTTTATTATCTGCGATTGCGATACCCTTACAACAGCTTTATTGATTAGATTCATTCATGAGcacaattcaattatatttgtctCCACCTGCTAAAAGTTTGTCTAATGGAATATATCTAACATGAACggaatatttatgaaaacaaatatacGAATTTGTAGACGTACAGGAATATTTCACTCTAATTAATCTAGTATAAGGTATTAGAAAAAATTCAATTGTACTATGAGATATGAGTGATCAAATAAACTAAGAagcaatataataacaattactaaaactaaagcaatgaaaaaatgcaataataaattacatttaatattttatagtacaatctactacatttttatagtatatttaacaatttattgtatattgcatACAATATAAAgcactgttaatatttactagtgacgtatttataattaatttattagcaTTTATACATGCAAAAATTTAACCAAACAAACCTATTTTACTTAATACCCATCCTTGGGCTGGTACAATTCTAGTTATAATATTatctagtaaaatattatttataaccgTTGTTGTAGGACGTTTTCAAGTCTTTAGGAAGTGTGTTCACCACTTTCAAAAAGTTtggcaatgaaaatactattaaacgcaaACAGAAGATCTAATGTGCAGTTTAAGAAACAAGCAAATCTCTTTTACACTTACTTCTAAAACAGTTTATCTACTAAAATATAAGGTTTTCATTATCAttaatataccgggtgtcccacgaagagttttgtttgattttatattacttgcccatttatgcaccgaacattttaaaactctacaCAAATCATTAAatcggttttaaaaatattctgtgaaaatttcagctccctatcaattgttgaaacaaaatagtGGCATTTTTAAAAACTCTACTTTTTAAGTAATACttttacttatactttttaacagtaaaaaaacgttatttttggttttgtaaaattatttattatcatatcatattctagagaaataaagcatttcaatcagaaaattagagcatagcctatttaaaaaacttacaattacagtccacagtTATTCGAACTGTAAACCATCGACAGCGGCACACTGATAATAgagcttaacaaatgaatcgtatgATCTTACAAAGAAATATTCTGTcgtatccggagaagttcctcttcaattgattgttttaattcctaatcattattgaagctacgagtataaacttgttccgtTAAGTAACTCCATGGAAAGAAATCAcaacagttaaatctggggatcggggtggccaatctaaaaaaaaaaaaaaaaaaaaaaaaaaaaaaaaaaaaaaaaaaaaacaattccacGACCAATTCAACGGTCATGAAGgctgtcatttagtaatcgcttaaCAGGATTTGCGAAAcgaggaggagcaccatcttgttggaagattgcttgatccatttctggaaccgtaaaatgaggtaagacttgttcatttaaaacctgttaatATCTGTTCCCAGTAATTGTACTGTCTTaaatgtcgtaagatagcacTCCATTACAACTGACAGGTACCCACACAGTAAATTCTTTTGATTTGAGTAGTCTGTTCAAGATTGTGTGGATTACAGGAATTGTAATgattacaattatgcctatttacagcaccattgcggtagaaagtggactcatctgaaaaaataatttgagtatgtcaattaggatctagctcatgaaactcaatggCATGAGAACAAAATACCACtctcctgtccggatcatcttcaagaagattatggaaTAGGTGacttttgcaaaatttaatttaatttttattaattattctctgtagtactgaagactttggaacaccagtttcaagttgaACCTTCcatagtgatttcggtttacctggagagcggagcattcACGCATATACTAGTACTTTTCTTTCTTCATTTGATCCTCTAAGTACTTTTTACGAccttccagtttctaacaaaagatttttcttgttacttattgttggattgctaggtggttcaacttCTGGGTAGACAActtgaaattgtctaattgcatCTGTAAAACCAACagcccacgcacaacacttcacattatgttcaacattaaaagccatttctcgaacttcaatataagtaaaactgtaatggaggagattgttaggttatgtttttatagcacaagcaatattctccAATCAAACAGCTGtcttcaacaatgagcgttattaaacagctgttctttaaaactgcaacgcaaaAATCAAATAAGGTGAtttatgaaatgaatttttataggaggtaaaatggtaaaattttcaatatgtcacctatttgtttctacaattgttagggaggtttaattttcacagaatatttttagaacctaccttaaaaattaattgtgaagagtttaaaatgttcggtgcataaatggttTGCACCGTTTAATCGGTGCAtcaaatcaaacgtttaaacctcttcgtggggcACTCTGTATATACACAACGCATATGTTGTAATCCCAGGATCTtactaactataaaataattattaactttcattttgtaaaattcttgTTTTCCTAATTTGTTATTAGCGTATTTGTCTAAAATACCATAATATCATATTTGGAAAGAATCAGtgcaaattatttgtttatttattcacggtaaacCCATTACATACAAAGATTGCACAAATTGGTAGAAAAAGCTGAATAGAATAATCAAtagtaaataagttaaaaataattatgattatagtacaagaataatttgaattaatagcatagtaataataatttaaatgcagacgacttaataataataacatatcaacaacttattaaaaataaataatatataacaacaatataataataaataatatataacaacaatatgataataaatactataataacaacgatataaaataaataatatgaatagcAATAACAGCAGTAcataattagaacatttttaacttaataataaataatttgataacaataacataacaacagTTTAAAAAGGAAGCAATAgcactaaaaatatcaaaaaaataaatatctataataatacactattttttacaaaataaattaataaataacagcatGCTATGTTGCGAAAATGCGTTAAGGAGGGTAACGCTGTTCTAGAATTGCCAAGGAAGGTCTTTTAAAGGAGGCGATGCCATCATGAAAGAAGTCAATGTCCCCAGCAGCAAGATTCCCAAGTCTCTGGATTCGGTTAATCGTGGAGTTCATCTCGTAGTTAGTAGCATGATATAGACGTCCAAACAGGTCCCTTGATCTAGTGTTAGACGGTACACGAAGATTGATCGAACTAAGGATTTCTGGACAGTCGACCAACCCGTTCAAAATTCGATAGAGGAAGAGAACATCCTGAACCATACGCCTGACACCAAGAGTCCTCAGTCCGAGTAGAGCAGCAATGTCATTGAGTGGAGCATCCCGGTATCCAAACCCAAGTTTCAGTCCAACCAGATGAAGGAATCTCCTCTGGATACGGTCCATGTCGTCAATAAGGTATTCTTGAAGAGGTGACCAGACAGTATTGCAGTACTCAATGTGGGGCCTGACAAAAGCACAATACAGAGATCTTAGAGCATAGGGACAGTGTAGATTTCTTGAGAAGCGGAAAATCATTCCATGACTTCAAGAAGCAGAAGCACAAGCACGCTCGACATGAAGAGCTGGAATTAGGGTAGGGGATAAAACAACCCCAAGGTTCCTAACCATCAGACGTCTCTCTAACTTCTTCTGGTGCAGTATGTAGCCAAACACAACCGGTTGATGAGATCTTGTGAAGGAGACTATTACACACTTGTCAGCGTTAAGGATCATGAGATTATCCACACACCAAGTTTCGATAACCAACAGACTTTCTTGTAGAAGATGACAGTCGTCAACTGAGGAGACAGAAGTATACAGTTTAATATCATCGGCAAACAATAAATGGTCCACTTTAATAACTTCCGAGATGTCATTAACAAAGATGTTGAAGAGAAGTAGGGCCAAGATGGGAACCTTGTGGAACACCAGATGTTGCAACGAAGTCCCTGGAGAATGCACCAGCAAATCGTACACGGAGCCGTCGATTCTGCAGATAGCTTCCAAACCATTCCAAGAGGGGCCCGTATACTCTATGAGCTTGCGGCTTTTTCAAAAGATGCAGATGAATGACCTTATCGAACGCCATCGAAAAATCAAGGTAAACAGCATCGGTCTGAGCTCGAGTTTTAAAAGAAGATATTGTCTCATTCTGAAAGAGTACCAGATTTGTTATGGTAGATTTATTGGGCATAAAACCATGCTGACTTGGCGTGATGATTCTCCGCAGGAAAGGATGAATTTTAGAAAGAACAAGCTGCTCAAATATTTTGGCAAGTACTTGTTGGTTTGCAATGGGTCTATAATTTCCGATGTCACCCGTTGATCCAGACTTAGACGAGATAGGGACAATATAACTGACTTTGAGGACATCAGGAAAAGTACCACATACAATGCATCTGTTGAATATTTGTTTAAGGGTGCAGCCAATACAGATGAGCAATGCTTTAGTACTAAGGGGGGTATGCAGTCTGGTCCACATCCCTTGGACACATCTAAAGATTCCAGAACACTAGTTACATCTTGTAGAGAGAAGGTACACGAAGAAATATACTCTAGTGGAGCAGCGTTGAAGAAGTAGATGTAGATCCATGAAATATAGAAGAAAAGGATTCTGCAAAAAGACAGCACATATCTTTGGGATATCTAGCAACTTTGCTCCCCAATTTCATTATTGATGGACAGTCAGAACTATTTCTCAAATTTTCACATAGCTCCAAAAGCCTTAAGGATTTTCAGGCAGGGCTTCCTGAACAAAGCCGGTGTAGTCATTGAGACAATTCTGGGATAGTTCTTTACATCTGGCACGAGCTCTGGAAAATAGATTGTAGGTGTTGATATCGAGAGTTTCCTTGTAGCGTCTATGCAGTATCTTCTTTTCAAAAATAGAGTCTTTAAGTTCTTTGCTGAACAGGAGGGAAAGTGGAAATTTCCAACTCACTTCAACGGTGTGAATTTGGAGACACAACCACCAATCATGTCAACCAATTTCCTAGAACAGCTGTTAACATCAAGTCATCAGGTACTGCAGACATGGTGCGAAGAAAGGGAATGAAGTTCTCGGAATACTTTTTCCAGGTCACATTTCTTGTATTTAGGCACAAAATTACACgatttagaaatatcaatatcACCTATGGGCAGAGAAATATCCAATGCTGGATGATGGGGAACTTCCAGCAAAATTGGATCCAGAGAACGGGCAGTGGTTGCTTCAATGGAAGAAGAAAAAATCAGATCAAGAAGAACTCCTCTCTGATTGGGTagagtatttatttgtttaagggAGAAAGAGTCAGCAGCTTCCTAAATATAACGGGCAGAAGGAGACGAATTAGAATCATTGTCTTCGGACCAGGAGTGGTTCGGCAAGTTAAAGCCGCCAGAAACAATGAGTTCTGAATATTCAGTTGATGCAACGGCCACGTCTAGAGCTGAACAGAATCTTGAATACAGTTGTGATGATTGACCGGGAGGAAGATAGACTCCATCCAGAAGCAGTTTTTCACGACCAACTGTTAAAGAAACGAAGACACTTTCAGTACCGAAGGAGTCGGATTGGAGGCAATGTACAGGACAACATTCCTTAGTAGCGATGAGTACTCCTCCGCCTCTGTACATGTCACTAGTTTCATCCGAGCGATCCTTACGAAATACATTAAAGTTTGAGGCACCGAGTTGAGCACTATTGATGTCAGAAGTCAAATTAGACTCATTGAAGATAATAATGTCATGCAGACACTCCGCAGACCACctacattttgataataaatatttaaaaatgtagatttaCCGTAAgacaagtttatttttttgattttcaGTAATGCGGGGTACACCATTGACGAACTTGATCGTGAGGTTTTTCTCACCTGCTGCGATTCTATACTTTAGCTTCAAGTTAAGTGTCTCTAGATGTTTGCGTTCCTTAGGAGTTCTGTCACGCGAAACGGTCACATAAGCCAATGAGATATCAGTTTTAGGGAAATCTTGTTGTGAGAACTTTTTGAAGAAAGCGAATGCATCTTTTTTAGAGGACAAAATCCGTTTGATAGGACGAGGGGAAGAGCTAGAATGTTTACCAATACGGAAAAAGCTTACATGCGTAAGGCCGAGTCCAATagcattaaaaattatgttaagctAGTCTGAATCATGCTTTTTCTTTAGGTCAGGTGAAGTGCTAGAGCAATCGGGTATTTTATAGATGATTATATTTCGAGCTCGGTTGCTTCTATCGTTGACTTCAGCAATGAGATCATTCTCATCAGAAATTCCTAAATTCAGATTCTCGATCTTCTGTTCAAGCTCTAAAGTCTTAGTCTCAACCCTAACAAGTCTAGGCTCCATTGCATCCAATTTATCAAACAAAGTTTGAATATCCGACATTAAAGACGAAATTCCATCATTGATTTCATTTTTTGTAGCAAGCTGTTGAAATTGATTCAGAAGAGCTGTAACTTTTGCATTGAGATCATTAAGAGCATCGGGGGGCTTGTCAACACAATCCATTCTATCACATGTCCAAGTCTTAATAACTCCATCGGTTATTTTTTTGTACTCTACAGAGTTTAATTTGACGCATTCCGGTTGAAACCATCTTTTGCAGTCACTATCAAATTCCACGCCTCTGTCGGTTACTTTTTTGAAGCAATTAATACAGACAGTTTTATTCACTAATACAGACACCATTCCGTTGAAGAGCAGCAAGTCGGGGGAACGAGACTGGTTACAGTATGCTTAAGTAGGTAGAAGAAATAATGAGGTATGAATAAGTCAAAAATCGTGTACACCAGCACTAAGTTTACAATATAAAGATAAAGAACTTCAAAACAACAGTCATTGGTAGCTACTCGATCCACCACCAGACTGCCTTTGGCAGTAAAGCAATATACTGCacttgatattgtaaaaaaatacgaCTCATTGGAAAAGTAATGGTGGAGAAGGCTGTGGATGAACAAAAATTCGGCGTAGTGATACCAGCTCGATACCAGCTTGTATcactattatgtattataataagtGATACCAGCTTGAGAGAACTTGGAGAGGAGTTAGTGACGTTACAGTTTATAAGAAGGGATAGAGTTGAACATTTATTGACGAAATGAAAGGTTTTAATTCACAACACTTTAAATTCACTGTAAAACAGTGATCCTATGACGTTGGAAGCCAAACAGCTAAAAATGCCAGGCAGCAATCCCACAGGGATCCCCAACAACCAACAACAGTAACAACCCACAATAACAGACAAACTTAACAACAACAAAGTATAAACTCTTAATTATTGATTACAACAGTACTAGAGATAAGAGTCAGTGACATCTAAATGTAGTGTAACTATTCGAAAACGACGGACGATCCACAAGGCTGTGGACTTCACCAGGCGAATCCCATTTCTCTTTGCATATCAGATAGCAGACGACTTGTCAACAATCTAGGGAGTGTGGAACGGAACGGAGGAATGAACTTCAGTGTTCGTCTTTCAAGTTACACGAATTAATCAGTTGCCACAGTTAGTAGGCTAGGGCTAATGATAAGCGAGCATTTCACAATGAGAAAATAGTTAGTGACCACAATAAAAATACACAGAAACTTACAGTCTCAGACGGCACActcttataacaaaataaaagccGATAGTggaaattttgattatatttgaactaaaataaaccACAGCAACGATTAAACAGGTTTCGCAGTTCCTAGTCCGCGAGGAATTGTCAATCAATTATGATTCCCTCCTTGAGTTACCTACATACAAATGTTTAGGTAAATAAATGTtccaatactaaaaatatattccacTTCTTGTGTTAACTTTTCCATATAATTATGTTCTTCACACTATAATACGGTTTCGCGATCATCAGTTTGTCATGAGTTGCTATTACATTATTGGGTTTGTGTAGCTTGTCATCAAATCACCTTATACAGATCACCCTTATACTGTACTGTTGGCCATCCTTGATGTGAACAGTTGACGCTTTCAAGTCTATTTATTTGGCAGATGCATTAAAGGCGTTGCTACAGGACCTATTGAGTAGGCTACTCAAATATCTTCTGATAGATGTGGAAAATGGGTTGAAGGATACTACCTATTTTATACGACCAGGGAAGTGAAGGGAATTAGAAATGTCACCGGCGGCGCTGCTGCACAGGCATCGACTCTCATCAGTTCTTATCTATGGAATGTCTCGTATGAAGGTTACTTCGCTTCGAGGTGTCAATTGATGTGTTTTTAGTGAGCTACGCTAATGGTGTGACCGCAGTCATCACCATGATGACTCGGAAGTAGTTTCTTCTTCGTGTGTATAGTTGTATGTCATTAGTTTCTGAgtcttttatttttgaatgacGCTTTCAGTACTATAATTGTAAATTCTTTCTTGTAGTAAATTCTtgtcacaataataattattattaagtgaaTCAGGTGATGATTCTTGACGGCAACTGAATGAGACATCTCATACTCGAGACACCGTTGTAAAGACAGCGATCTTCGTACTCGAAGGATCTCCTACAGTGATTCTCATAGTTGTTGGGTCCGTCAAGGCAAAAAAAAACAGCAATTTATCTGAGCGTGATTCTCGGTTGTAGTCTTGGGTATTTGAGCCATGCGGGAATGGTATATTAAAAGCCATCAAGAGAAGGTTAACGTCTCTAACCAGTTAAATAGGTTACTCGCATGAGCCAAGATCGAGCAAAAGCCGAGTTTTTATGGTCATTCGTTTGTCCACAAAAACGAACGAATCCAAATGCAAATGGTTTTGTCGCTTTTAGGTGTGTGGTATATCGACAAATGCCAAGAGCGTAAAGATGTACGAGTGCTTAATACTCGGGTGCAGAGGAGCACTCCAAATTGTCCGAGACTTTCTCTCTTGAAGGTTTGTTCCTAGAGAAAGTATCAATGGGAAGCAGTCACTTTCAAGAATCAAGGGTGCAAGACAGACGGTCAGACATGGCATCCGAAAGAATTCCATCCTGGATCTCCGAGGCTCATAAACAGTTAAATGTTATTTCAGTCAATTGGGCATGATCAATTCCATTCTATAAGTGTAAATGcatttttttctacaatttataatgttattctgTAAGCAAAAAAGTTAGCAAATACCTATTAACCTATAGAAATGTTCTTTGAATGATTGATATGTGTAAGTGAA
This Homalodisca vitripennis isolate AUS2020 chromosome 3, UT_GWSS_2.1, whole genome shotgun sequence DNA region includes the following protein-coding sequences:
- the LOC124358323 gene encoding cuticle protein CP14.6-like; the protein is MDHRHSCSRNTVIMQLVAIVCMLVGVAVAQQAKVDPNYYIRILPVVERTEIRDVANQFSESYTTHDGQTFVEQGVLKRTADGLDNFLVKQGSYQYISPEGVPIRVDYTADEFGFHPVGTHLPVAPAPPAATF